Genomic segment of Schistocerca gregaria isolate iqSchGreg1 unplaced genomic scaffold, iqSchGreg1.2 ptg001160l, whole genome shotgun sequence:
GCTATGATAAACGGAACTCATGCATATCTAAATAGACCTGTTGCTGTCGTAGGCATATCAGAAAAGGGAATTTTAAACCTGGATTTAGAAATAAAAGCACCAGGTGGTCATGCATCTATACCTCCTCCATCAACCGCTATTGGAAGAATGTCTAGGGCGATTGTTGCACTCGAAGATAATCCCATGCCAATGTCCATAAGTGGTCTGAACAAAGAACTTCTAAGAAAGCTGGCTCCTGAACTTTCTTGGCCATATCGTGTGTTGCTTAGTAATTTGAAGCTCAGTAGCTACTTTCTGAAATATATTCTATCAAAATCACCTTTTTTAAATGCCTTTTTCAGAACAACTCTAGCTACCACGCTCATTTCTGGCGGAAATGCTCGTAATGTTCTTCCAACTTATGCTTCAGCCAGAATAAACATGAGAATCGCACCTCAAGACACAACtgaaatggtttatcagcatgtgaATTCAGTCGTACAGAGTGTTGATCCTGATATAACTGTCCAGTGCCAAAAAAGGGTAGAGCCTAATTCTTTCAAGGATCCGAATAACAATGTCTTTCTCAATTTTAGCAAAGTTATTCGTTCAATTTATCCAGATGTCCCTGTTATACCAGGGGTTTTTGTCGCCACTACTGATACCAACCACTTTTTAGAATTGACTGATTACGTCTACAGGTTCGACAGTTTTCACGTTTTTGATATAAAACATATTCTTCTGTGGAGCTAACTCTTGTTTATTTAGATTTACACCCATTACACTTACTCTAGATAGCATGAATACTATCCATAACTTCAACGAGCGAATACCTAAGCAGTCTTATATGAATATTATAAACTTCTATTTCCAGCTTATCATTCAAATGGGCTAGATGCATAAAaaggtatttttgttttttctagtTTTATAGAGTTTGAAAAGTTCGTCCTTTTCACTATAGTTCTGGGAAATGAGCGATAATACCATCGAGAGAGATTCTTGGTCTGAACCAGATGAGCAAGGTAGCTCAATAGATACAAATAGCCGCCTCTCATTGGACTTGTTATCTGACAGGATTAATGATGAGTATTTTGCTTGTATGAAGGACAAGAGCAGCTCATACCTTTTACGACCCCTCTAAACATTGCGGTATTTAAGTACATTGACATGATTTCTTTCAAAGGCTATCGTTGCAAGACCTCCATTTTCTCCCAGTATGGCCAATTGTACATTAATCAAGATGTAagtttgtaattgtgtttttttgtTGCAAAATGACTGATTTTCCTTTTCAGTATATCAGGTTCAAATCACCTTCTTCTACTGTCAAAATCAAATTCAAGAACATATTGTCGATCAAAGGGGTGTTGTCCCTTTCTTTTATAGGCTCGGATGGAATTGAAATTAAAGGTTCTGGGAATATCGAGGTTTGTTgaagtttttttttgttcttctcacAACTAGTGGTGTACTAACAGGATCGATTTAAACGCAGCTGAAATTGTATTATTTCGACAACTTGAACGAATCGCTGAAAGTCATTTATTCCGTTTGGATTGAGCATATAGAAAAATTGACTCAATATGTAGAAAGGAAACTTCTCACTGCTTTCGAGAGTACAATGGAAAACACATCTTTTAAAATGGGCGAGCACAGAAACGAAGATGATAAGATAATTTATGAAGATTGGCGTTCTATGATGA
This window contains:
- the LOC126329071 gene encoding probable carboxypeptidase S-like 2 isoform X2 (The sequence of the model RefSeq protein was modified relative to this genomic sequence to represent the inferred CDS: added 549 bases not found in genome assembly), which gives rise to MHRKYLLLRFFKWIFVLPLLGIIIYNTLSCKSTQPIPDHPSRDERIPWNEEYFIRFSKALKFKTISYSSSDLSPEYSEVPFKDFNNFLEESFPLIYKTVDVVKIGDYSRIYKWSPKKPSSRKPIMFMAHIDVVPPGDLKHWKYPPFSGKITNDEIWGRGALDDKHCLMGILEAVEYAIKQKIEPTRDIYFTFGIDEEIGGDMGAGRVAKYMAKHGINLELLVDEGFAMINGTHAYLNRPVAVVGISEKGILNLDLEIKAPGGHASIPPPSTAIGRMSRAIVALEDNPMPMSISGLNKELLRKLAPELSWPYRVLLSNLKLSSYFLKYILSKSPFLNAFFRTTLATTLISGGNARNVLPTYASARINMRIAPQDTTEMVYQHVNSVVQSVDPDITVQCQKRVEPNSFKDPNNNVFLNFSKVIRSIYPDVPVIPGVFVATTDTNHFLELTDYVYRFTPITLTLDSMNTIHNFNERIPKQSYMNIINFYFQLIIQMG